The following coding sequences are from one uncultured Bacteroides sp. window:
- a CDS encoding MFS transporter, with translation MQEGQLKKHFTFFSLYIAQSVPMSLFSTLLPVLMRQDNFSLTSIGLLQLIKLPWIAKFLWAPLVDKQTFGLFSYKRWIFYSEIIYALLILMIAFLDLKVNFILIMCLIILSFVASATQDIATDALTAISFKRKDRSWGNSMQSMGSFAGSLVGGGLLLVLYKYIGWTLMLVGLSVFLILMLLPLASYRDRRFAGRMDCIPISMKDILLFFKQPNIFSQLVFLFLFNGGLIGTLAMMKPWMVDLGYPIGEIGLIFSIFGSLSGCLGSFLSGYTIRRIGRESAAILYACSILFTTALFFSLSSMGMLVGSWLYVAIFCLWFCYGLSTVLVYTIAMDYVRVGREGTDFTLQIVLMHVGSMIIAIGSGKLADKMGYSTLFLFEISLALLSLLYVSTHFKKILRWI, from the coding sequence ATGCAGGAAGGGCAGCTTAAGAAACATTTTACTTTTTTCTCTCTATACATAGCACAATCTGTGCCAATGAGTCTTTTTAGTACTCTTTTGCCTGTACTGATGCGGCAGGACAATTTTTCACTAACATCCATTGGTTTATTACAGCTGATAAAACTTCCTTGGATAGCCAAATTTTTGTGGGCGCCGCTTGTTGACAAGCAGACATTTGGATTGTTTTCTTATAAACGATGGATTTTTTATTCTGAAATAATCTATGCTCTCCTTATATTGATGATTGCCTTTCTCGATTTGAAGGTCAATTTTATATTGATAATGTGCCTTATTATTTTATCATTTGTTGCTTCTGCTACGCAAGACATTGCAACGGATGCTTTGACAGCTATTTCCTTTAAAAGAAAAGACCGGAGTTGGGGAAACAGCATGCAGAGTATGGGTAGTTTTGCTGGTTCGTTAGTTGGAGGAGGATTATTGCTCGTTCTCTACAAATATATCGGCTGGACGCTAATGCTAGTAGGTTTGTCTGTGTTCTTAATTTTAATGTTACTTCCTTTGGCATCTTATCGTGATCGGCGTTTTGCTGGTCGCATGGATTGCATACCCATTAGTATGAAAGATATTCTTTTGTTCTTCAAACAGCCTAACATTTTCTCGCAGTTAGTTTTCCTTTTTCTCTTTAACGGAGGATTGATAGGGACGTTAGCAATGATGAAACCCTGGATGGTCGATCTAGGTTATCCCATAGGAGAGATTGGACTTATCTTTAGCATTTTTGGATCCCTTTCCGGTTGCTTGGGATCTTTTCTTAGTGGTTATACTATTCGGCGAATAGGAAGAGAGAGTGCGGCAATACTTTATGCTTGCTCTATCTTGTTTACAACAGCTTTGTTTTTTAGTCTTTCCAGTATGGGGATGCTTGTAGGTTCATGGTTGTATGTTGCTATTTTTTGCTTGTGGTTTTGCTACGGGCTTTCTACCGTATTGGTTTATACTATTGCAATGGATTATGTACGTGTTGGCAGAGAGGGGACTGATTTCACCCTGCAAATAGTGTTGATGCATGTTGGCAGCATGATTATCGCTATAGGCAGTGGTAAATTAGCCGATAAGATGGGCTATAGCACGCTATTCCTTTTTGAAATATCTCTGGCATTGCTCTCTTTGCTTTATGTCTCGACTCATTTTAAAAAGATTTTACGATGGATTTAG
- a CDS encoding TonB-dependent receptor produces the protein MKMISLIALMFVSATSGATVVPTDSITRHQVTLHEVTVTSFKQSKKLSEAPASVSVLSTRDINTKNIVDFKEISAFIPNLYFPDYGSKLTSPLYIRGIGSKINAPSVGLYVDDLPYFEKSVFDVNLSEVNRIEVLRGPQGTLYGRNTMGGIINVYTKNPLDYQGLTYKQSVGNYGQTRFSGSYYGKANDKLGYSFSSQYKHSDGFFVNDYDGSKADRSNEISGRAKLQWKVSSVLEADLFANYQYTDQNGYAYGLINPENGKTENVNYNDRGAYRQGVLTSGLALHFNFDHFLIKSVSGYQNMDDRQAIDQDFTVKPLYFVTQTQKQHLFSQNIEMKSKGDSRYSWLNGVFGFYELSDRQVKVATVQKDYSEPNSGIAVYHQSTLKKLFFDKLSATLGIRFDVERDKQDYHVSKVTDTETKELTHLNDHQSFRQLTPKISFQYQFNPHNMVYATTTKGYKTGGFNTSFSTDEERIFNPESSWNYEVGSHFSFWNDKLYGDFALFYIDWKHQQISHPLVKGSMLTNAGSSYSKGVELSLNSRLNDVLNLQFSYGYTEAKFRTYLYGDDDYSGNRIPFVPNQTLALGVDYTLRLHSRYVDNMVFSTQYVGTGEHYWNEANTAKQGFFGLLNGKISARKKNFTVDLWIKNATSRKYQAFYLHSLGNSFAQKGKPLTFGTSFSVVL, from the coding sequence ATGAAAATGATTTCTTTAATTGCGTTGATGTTCGTATCAGCTACTTCCGGAGCAACTGTTGTCCCTACAGATTCAATCACTCGTCATCAGGTTACACTTCATGAAGTTACCGTTACATCCTTCAAGCAGAGTAAGAAGTTGAGCGAAGCTCCTGCTTCTGTTTCTGTTCTCTCCACACGAGATATTAACACGAAAAATATTGTTGATTTTAAAGAGATCAGCGCATTTATCCCCAATCTTTATTTTCCTGATTATGGTTCCAAACTTACTTCTCCACTCTATATACGCGGTATCGGTTCTAAGATAAATGCTCCTTCAGTGGGGCTTTATGTTGATGATTTACCTTATTTCGAAAAATCTGTCTTTGATGTAAATTTGAGTGAGGTGAATAGGATAGAAGTACTTCGTGGTCCGCAAGGCACACTCTACGGGCGTAATACGATGGGAGGTATTATTAATGTATATACAAAGAACCCGCTAGATTATCAAGGGCTAACTTATAAGCAATCAGTGGGTAATTACGGACAGACTCGCTTCTCGGGTAGTTATTATGGCAAAGCTAATGATAAGTTGGGCTATTCATTTTCTAGCCAATACAAGCACTCTGACGGATTCTTTGTGAATGACTATGATGGAAGTAAGGCTGATCGCTCTAATGAAATATCAGGAAGAGCTAAATTGCAGTGGAAGGTTTCTTCTGTTTTGGAAGCCGATTTGTTTGCCAATTATCAATATACTGATCAGAATGGTTATGCTTATGGATTGATTAATCCTGAAAACGGCAAAACCGAGAATGTGAATTATAATGATCGGGGAGCTTATCGTCAGGGAGTATTGACAAGCGGCTTGGCTCTTCATTTTAATTTTGATCATTTTTTAATAAAATCAGTCAGCGGGTATCAAAATATGGATGACAGGCAAGCGATTGATCAGGACTTTACTGTTAAACCGTTGTATTTTGTTACTCAGACACAGAAACAGCATCTTTTTTCACAAAATATAGAGATGAAATCTAAAGGTGATAGTCGTTATTCATGGTTGAATGGTGTTTTTGGTTTTTATGAATTGAGCGACCGTCAGGTAAAAGTAGCGACGGTTCAAAAGGATTATAGTGAGCCTAATTCTGGGATTGCTGTGTACCATCAGTCGACTCTAAAAAAACTTTTCTTCGATAAGCTTTCAGCAACTCTGGGTATTCGTTTTGATGTAGAGAGAGATAAGCAGGACTATCATGTTTCTAAAGTTACTGATACCGAAACGAAGGAATTAACCCATCTAAATGATCATCAGTCGTTCAGACAGTTAACTCCTAAAATATCCTTCCAATATCAGTTTAACCCTCATAATATGGTGTATGCCACTACAACAAAAGGCTATAAAACAGGAGGATTTAACACAAGTTTCTCTACAGATGAGGAAAGGATATTTAATCCTGAGAGTAGCTGGAATTATGAAGTAGGGAGTCACTTCTCTTTCTGGAATGATAAGCTTTATGGAGATTTTGCACTGTTCTATATTGACTGGAAACATCAGCAAATATCTCACCCGTTAGTTAAGGGTAGTATGCTTACTAATGCCGGCTCATCTTATAGTAAGGGAGTAGAGCTGTCGCTAAACAGCCGTTTGAACGATGTACTTAACTTGCAATTTAGTTATGGATATACGGAGGCTAAATTCCGTACCTATCTTTATGGTGATGATGATTATTCAGGAAATAGGATTCCTTTCGTTCCTAACCAGACATTAGCTTTGGGGGTGGATTATACTCTGAGGTTACATAGTAGATATGTGGATAACATGGTTTTCTCTACCCAATATGTAGGTACGGGTGAGCATTACTGGAATGAAGCAAATACAGCTAAACAAGGATTTTTCGGATTACTGAATGGTAAGATTTCTGCTCGAAAGAAAAATTTTACAGTTGATTTGTGGATAAAAAATGCTACTTCACGTAAATATCAGGCATTTTATCTACACTCTTTAGGAAATAGCTTTGCACAAAAAGGAAAACCTCTTACCTTTGGAACATCATTTTCGGTTGTTTTATAA
- a CDS encoding DUF4906 domain-containing protein: MEIMVKYKELKYSILLMATIMLLLSCDGKILNVIGSDKKDFITMQFALEATTMSSIHGTDTRALENQQNALNVTLGNDNKINNSINRSSSGIDETAINEVCVFQFNGTAATSSLIAQTYYNSLNPANLETTLIESSSDQTVYVIANMGDITSNYTIGTTTLSDFQTFTYSFATETSITSGGDLPMVGTYTGATMPGLYSLSLNRIVAKINLTCNINLTNSNDAFEMMTAHICQVPNLSQTIGSSGIYPANTTSDAAKYIDYDIEDYTTSGATLTWYIPENLKGTVPAITSELDKSKENAPAYSTYIEIEGIYTFSGGGAEYVVYRIYPGGNMTTNFDMQRNTYYNITTTIRGINEADRRVLIPENLSINDVGTQVTANCYIVNDPNELYQFNATVMGNGKTTPAATISGTDNGTAFTQVAPAITPTTLSPASAFVIWETGNKGDVIQDGSLKLINNTSLLFRTANNTTNGNALIGVKNASGTLLWSWHIWKTNYAPNVYDASTYDTYTTRTIDPSTYPDYNSIPSRSYKIMKYNLGTTATAANYTSSGVPGELGLYYQWGRKDPFVGATDWTTTTSGYGSIRITTTNTLGYEWFDGSYADAKAKLASDVASDASGSISYAIKHPTHFIKADATNRDWLHAVNRSEQRDNLWGNPNLSNKIPNSERGSKSIYDPCPPGWMVARADSYTGFTSTGVNSTTATDFVVSGSYSYGWNFYNDGTTSGTAFYWPAMGYRAYGGGYLGEMGGVGYYWTSSSYGANNLQGDILSFRKNLVQPMNVDGIRSGGTPIRCVQEE; encoded by the coding sequence ATGGAAATAATGGTGAAATATAAAGAACTTAAATATAGCATTTTACTAATGGCAACAATAATGCTGTTATTATCCTGCGATGGCAAGATTCTTAACGTGATAGGTAGTGATAAAAAAGATTTTATTACCATGCAATTTGCCTTAGAAGCAACAACAATGTCTTCTATACATGGTACTGATACCCGTGCGTTGGAAAATCAGCAGAACGCTTTGAATGTTACTTTGGGAAATGACAATAAAATAAATAATTCAATAAACAGGAGCTCTTCAGGCATAGATGAAACAGCTATCAATGAAGTCTGTGTTTTTCAATTTAATGGTACGGCAGCTACATCTTCTTTGATTGCACAAACATATTATAACTCTCTCAATCCGGCAAATTTAGAAACAACACTTATTGAAAGCAGTAGTGATCAAACAGTGTATGTAATAGCTAATATGGGAGATATTACTTCTAATTACACCATTGGAACAACTACACTCTCTGATTTTCAAACTTTTACTTATAGCTTTGCTACAGAAACTTCTATTACGTCAGGGGGTGACTTACCGATGGTAGGGACATATACTGGAGCTACCATGCCCGGTTTATATTCCTTGTCACTAAACCGAATCGTAGCTAAAATAAATCTGACTTGTAATATAAATCTAACGAACAGTAATGATGCGTTTGAGATGATGACAGCACATATATGTCAAGTACCCAATTTATCACAAACGATAGGATCATCAGGCATTTATCCGGCTAATACAACAAGTGATGCTGCTAAATATATAGATTATGATATAGAAGATTACACAACATCAGGAGCGACTCTGACTTGGTATATACCTGAGAATTTAAAAGGAACAGTCCCTGCTATCACAAGTGAGTTAGATAAAAGTAAAGAGAATGCACCTGCCTATAGTACTTATATTGAAATAGAGGGAATTTATACATTTAGTGGTGGGGGAGCAGAATATGTTGTTTATCGAATTTATCCGGGAGGCAATATGACTACAAACTTTGATATGCAACGAAATACTTATTATAACATTACAACAACAATAAGAGGAATCAATGAAGCAGATAGAAGGGTGTTAATACCTGAAAATTTGAGTATCAATGACGTAGGAACGCAAGTTACAGCTAATTGCTATATAGTCAATGATCCAAATGAGCTATATCAATTTAATGCAACTGTAATGGGGAACGGCAAAACTACGCCGGCTGCTACTATATCAGGAACAGATAATGGAACAGCTTTTACGCAAGTAGCTCCGGCTATTACACCGACTACTCTGTCTCCGGCTTCTGCTTTTGTTATTTGGGAAACAGGTAATAAAGGCGATGTCATTCAAGATGGAAGTTTAAAATTAATAAACAACACTTCTCTACTCTTTAGAACAGCTAATAATACTACCAATGGTAATGCTTTAATCGGGGTAAAGAATGCTAGCGGTACGCTTTTGTGGAGTTGGCATATTTGGAAAACAAACTATGCTCCGAATGTGTATGATGCAAGTACCTATGATACTTACACAACACGTACCATCGATCCATCAACTTATCCGGACTATAATTCTATACCTTCACGTTCATATAAAATAATGAAATATAATCTGGGTACTACTGCAACTGCTGCCAATTATACTAGCTCGGGAGTACCCGGGGAATTGGGATTGTACTATCAATGGGGACGTAAAGATCCCTTTGTAGGAGCCACAGATTGGACTACTACTACGAGTGGTTATGGTAGTATTCGTATAACAACAACGAATACTTTGGGTTATGAATGGTTTGATGGGAGTTATGCTGATGCAAAAGCAAAGCTGGCTTCAGATGTTGCTTCTGATGCTTCCGGAAGTATTTCCTATGCAATAAAACACCCAACACATTTTATAAAAGCAGATGCAACAAATCGTGACTGGCTTCATGCTGTTAATCGTTCAGAACAACGAGATAATCTGTGGGGAAATCCAAATTTATCGAACAAGATACCTAATTCGGAAAGGGGTAGCAAATCTATTTATGATCCTTGTCCTCCGGGATGGATGGTTGCCAGAGCAGATAGTTATACCGGATTTACTTCCACAGGTGTCAATTCCACTACTGCAACTGATTTTGTGGTTTCGGGTTCATATAGCTATGGATGGAACTTTTATAATGATGGAACAACTTCAGGAACAGCATTTTATTGGCCTGCCATGGGATATCGTGCTTATGGCGGCGGCTACCTAGGAGAAATGGGTGGAGTAGGTTATTATTGGACATCCTCCTCATATGGTGCTAACAATCTGCAAGGAGATATTCTTTCCTTTAGGAAGAATCTTGTTCAGCCAATGAATGTTGATGGTATTCGCTCAGGTGGCACTCCGATACGTTGTGTTCAGGAAGAATAG
- a CDS encoding fimbrillin family protein — MKKVTLFSLSLLLLAACSSDNEPQSGTNTTDPVEIKLNAGIQSVNVISRAPINNDFSADFSTNFIALPKGTSSYPADYTGLTALSATVAGASGHAITFTPSIYYQANGSSTKLIGWYPNTGTFNAANAAVTFDADIMDGETDLMMTPQQEGDKESTFSAFNFSHLLTQIRVSAIADNATSVSGWGDISSITVLNKKQDCVLTLPGTTLTAPQSATVAFGGTSTANLPLVSKNWSTDLAISTVSLSTSSQPCGYALFAPQTYSTAGTGVKLEVVTSVGGTRTVEIPQTLDAGTAYAITLTFSQAGITPTATVSTWNTGTSVDVPVQ, encoded by the coding sequence ATGAAAAAAGTGACTTTATTCTCATTGTCCTTATTGCTCTTGGCAGCTTGCTCCTCGGACAATGAACCGCAAAGCGGGACAAATACAACCGATCCGGTGGAAATTAAACTGAATGCAGGGATTCAAAGTGTGAATGTAATAAGTCGTGCACCTATAAATAATGATTTCTCGGCAGACTTTTCTACAAATTTTATTGCGCTTCCTAAAGGAACTAGCTCTTATCCTGCAGACTATACTGGATTAACAGCTTTATCGGCTACAGTAGCAGGAGCTTCCGGCCATGCCATTACTTTTACGCCCTCTATCTACTATCAAGCAAATGGATCAAGTACTAAACTAATAGGATGGTATCCTAATACCGGAACATTTAATGCCGCTAATGCAGCGGTGACTTTTGATGCTGATATTATGGACGGAGAAACAGATCTCATGATGACTCCTCAGCAAGAAGGTGATAAAGAGTCAACATTCTCAGCTTTTAACTTCAGCCATTTGCTTACTCAGATCAGAGTATCTGCTATAGCAGACAATGCTACATCAGTTTCAGGATGGGGAGATATTTCTTCCATCACAGTTTTGAATAAAAAACAGGATTGTGTGTTAACCCTTCCTGGAACTACGCTTACTGCACCGCAGAGTGCTACGGTGGCCTTTGGGGGAACCTCAACAGCAAATCTTCCTCTTGTAAGCAAGAATTGGTCAACAGATTTGGCTATTTCGACAGTAAGTTTGAGTACCAGCTCTCAGCCATGTGGATATGCTTTGTTTGCACCACAGACATATAGTACTGCTGGTACCGGAGTAAAGCTAGAGGTTGTGACATCTGTAGGTGGAACAAGAACAGTAGAGATTCCACAAACATTAGACGCCGGAACAGCTTACGCTATAACTCTAACCTTTAGTCAGGCTGGAATTACTCCTACTGCTACTGTTTCAACCTGGAACACCGGTACTTCGGTAGATGTGCCTGTTCAGTAA
- a CDS encoding FimB/Mfa2 family fimbrial subunit — translation MKTKPIHINSILPEGIVLFACLICIALLPSGCVREDVNGCVQYSLSVKVVDKDGNDITASGTVTSVNLYLFDKDGFVRAIPQGTSTDFLLGEKYGKSVTLVAWGNLKMDSLQLSGLTVGTSLKDARVQLLQRVNGNNLPSTDLFYSRVEFSGNENATTRGMNEAAATLMLERMSAAMSIQTHSLTDYLGQAQQGEAYRIVVRGAGNALNFLGNPIGGDAGYEPDIQTSSLGDLYAPAFRVFPAGSNAALSIDLYKGEEKVFTTSTDDQGDALQAPAGKRIDVDIDFSHAGVKVSVKISDWDQVDQDTQM, via the coding sequence GTGAAAACCAAACCAATACATATAAACTCTATTTTGCCAGAAGGGATTGTGCTTTTTGCCTGTCTTATCTGCATCGCTCTGCTTCCAAGCGGGTGTGTGAGAGAAGATGTAAACGGTTGTGTGCAATACAGCCTTTCGGTCAAGGTGGTGGATAAGGACGGGAATGATATTACCGCTTCGGGAACAGTAACTTCGGTTAACCTCTACTTGTTTGATAAAGATGGGTTTGTACGGGCCATTCCGCAGGGCACGTCCACTGATTTTCTTTTGGGAGAGAAGTATGGCAAGAGCGTAACACTAGTGGCTTGGGGGAATCTCAAAATGGACAGTTTGCAGCTCTCCGGACTCACTGTGGGTACCTCTCTTAAAGATGCACGGGTACAGTTGCTTCAACGGGTGAATGGCAATAATCTACCCTCCACGGATCTGTTCTACAGTCGTGTAGAGTTTTCGGGGAACGAAAATGCTACTACTCGTGGTATGAACGAGGCTGCAGCTACCTTGATGCTGGAGCGTATGTCGGCAGCTATGAGTATCCAGACACACTCTTTAACCGACTATTTGGGTCAGGCTCAGCAGGGAGAAGCTTATCGGATTGTGGTTCGCGGAGCGGGCAATGCCCTTAATTTTCTAGGTAACCCCATTGGAGGAGATGCAGGTTATGAACCGGATATTCAAACCTCTTCTCTGGGAGACCTTTATGCTCCTGCTTTCAGGGTCTTTCCCGCCGGATCTAACGCGGCTCTGTCTATCGATTTGTACAAGGGAGAAGAGAAGGTTTTCACCACTTCCACTGATGATCAGGGGGATGCCTTGCAGGCTCCGGCAGGAAAACGGATTGATGTGGACATCGATTTCAGTCATGCGGGCGTCAAAGTCTCGGTTAAAATATCCGATTGGGATCAGGTTGATCAGGATACGCAAATGTAA
- a CDS encoding fimbrial protein, which yields MKTNDITNRIGGGMQDMKKKQTLKSPFFIRERRKMYFHGLSFLFIMGISSLLWSCSSDKSELGTVTDKTASLKLTLEGSSEAKTAGVSAQTRASGSTLPTAEDNIKTLAVGVFNADGSVNIIAEPSISGSTISAINCTEGTCDVVVVANAPSGTFAGAATKEAFLARTVSLGVTALGGVQSSDNLPMSGQTTGVVLQPGITTNASVTLSRLVARVSVSSIKTAFDAGGQYNNATFKTDKIFLYDVSGVSKVATGDATTTMPTSPSWLNGGTMNAGTWTAGTDYLLDELSTPEASVTTPHWFYTFANNSTTNPTKLIISGLFDTDGSGTTYSEKRVYYPIVVNKAQAGTNIEGTGGGTSTIARNRDYAITATIKGIGADSPDEDIEPVSMQLSVSVDEWQLTFLQDVIIY from the coding sequence ATGAAAACAAATGATATAACAAACAGGATAGGAGGAGGTATGCAAGACATGAAAAAGAAGCAAACATTAAAGAGTCCATTCTTTATTCGGGAAAGAAGAAAAATGTATTTTCACGGTTTGTCGTTCCTTTTTATAATGGGAATTAGTTCATTACTTTGGTCTTGTTCGTCAGATAAAAGCGAACTTGGCACTGTAACTGATAAGACAGCCTCTTTGAAATTAACCCTCGAAGGCAGTTCAGAGGCAAAAACTGCAGGTGTGTCTGCACAGACAAGAGCTTCGGGTAGCACTTTACCTACGGCGGAAGATAATATAAAGACACTTGCCGTAGGGGTTTTCAATGCTGACGGTAGCGTGAATATCATTGCTGAACCTAGCATTTCCGGCAGCACGATCTCAGCTATTAATTGTACTGAAGGCACGTGTGATGTTGTTGTGGTAGCCAATGCTCCCTCAGGTACTTTTGCCGGAGCAGCCACCAAAGAGGCTTTTCTTGCCCGAACGGTATCTTTGGGAGTAACAGCCCTGGGCGGAGTACAGAGCTCGGATAACCTGCCCATGTCGGGACAAACCACTGGAGTGGTTTTACAACCGGGAATCACCACCAACGCTTCAGTCACTCTTAGCCGCTTGGTAGCGCGGGTCTCAGTATCAAGCATCAAAACCGCTTTCGATGCAGGTGGTCAATATAACAATGCCACTTTCAAGACCGACAAGATATTCTTGTATGATGTTTCCGGTGTTTCTAAAGTGGCTACAGGAGATGCTACTACAACTATGCCCACTTCTCCTTCATGGCTTAATGGCGGAACAATGAACGCAGGAACATGGACGGCTGGCACAGATTATCTGCTTGATGAGCTTTCCACACCTGAGGCTTCAGTCACTACTCCTCACTGGTTCTATACCTTTGCCAACAACAGCACTACCAACCCTACAAAACTGATAATCTCGGGACTTTTTGATACGGACGGTAGCGGGACGACTTACAGTGAAAAGCGGGTTTATTACCCTATTGTAGTGAATAAGGCACAGGCGGGTACGAATATCGAAGGAACAGGAGGAGGTACCTCCACCATTGCCCGCAACAGGGATTATGCCATCACCGCTACTATTAAAGGTATCGGTGCTGATTCTCCCGATGAGGATATTGAGCCGGTAAGCATGCAGCTTTCTGTGAGCGTGGATGAGTGGCAACTCACCTTCCTGCAGGATGTGATAATCTATTGA
- a CDS encoding DUF3868 domain-containing protein: MKKSLIILFLLAQQMVVPAFAQEVYKGEISLTGKEVYVSEGNLHVRMKVNYEGLKLASNESLTLTPLLKSPEHSLELPSILVNGIQKQKVYHRQEVLAGKKYSKNNSRVNAPAVVVKNDPRSSRQFSYKVQIPYREWMKDAVLLMSSRECGCNGKPAREFEDKIADAIILPKTRTSQIKENIDTRYLSLVNIVAPAAEDDTLSMLKGVISFDGDNQLDRLSTEKQNYEIYYRLREAVRGLQQQNGVSVTKLSLRGYGAPIGHLHKNEKQASLRALSLKDYLRENRVAGRTPIEVSWTAEDWDSIRSLVQSSDMNLREAVSDIINSVELTKGRERMLMELGDGLPYRYLQSNIFPKVKRLSYAISYTRKGVDTAQGRRLFETGSHSLSLSEFFAVAMSYPKGSTEYNDAMDLTARLFPDSPQAAINAAAVALSKRDTKKAHAYLDKYATLPAAYNNLGILYLLEGNRDKAEIYLLMAAAAGVKEAQQALDELKKK; the protein is encoded by the coding sequence ATGAAAAAGAGTCTTATAATATTGTTTTTGTTGGCGCAACAGATGGTTGTTCCGGCTTTTGCTCAAGAGGTGTACAAAGGAGAAATATCTCTTACAGGTAAAGAGGTTTATGTTTCAGAAGGCAACCTTCATGTGCGCATGAAGGTGAACTACGAAGGTCTGAAGCTTGCCTCCAATGAGTCATTAACCCTGACCCCCCTGTTAAAAAGCCCTGAACACTCTTTGGAACTTCCTTCCATTCTTGTCAACGGCATCCAGAAGCAAAAAGTGTATCACCGACAAGAGGTTTTGGCCGGAAAGAAATATTCCAAGAATAATTCCCGTGTGAATGCTCCTGCTGTGGTGGTCAAGAATGATCCCAGAAGTAGCAGACAATTCTCTTACAAAGTTCAGATTCCTTATCGGGAATGGATGAAGGATGCGGTATTGCTTATGAGCAGTCGTGAGTGCGGCTGCAACGGTAAGCCTGCTCGTGAGTTTGAAGATAAAATTGCCGATGCGATCATCCTGCCTAAAACTCGAACTTCCCAAATCAAAGAAAATATTGATACTCGCTACCTAAGCCTAGTGAATATAGTTGCCCCTGCCGCTGAAGATGATACCCTCTCTATGCTTAAAGGAGTGATCTCTTTTGATGGGGATAACCAACTGGACCGACTTTCTACCGAGAAACAGAATTATGAGATTTATTATCGCTTGCGTGAAGCGGTTCGTGGCTTGCAGCAACAAAACGGGGTGAGCGTGACCAAACTAAGTTTGAGAGGTTATGGTGCTCCAATAGGGCATTTGCACAAGAATGAGAAGCAGGCTTCTCTGCGCGCACTCTCACTCAAGGATTACTTGCGTGAGAATCGTGTGGCAGGCAGAACGCCTATCGAGGTAAGTTGGACTGCTGAAGATTGGGATTCGATCCGTTCATTGGTGCAATCCTCTGACATGAACTTGCGTGAAGCGGTAAGCGACATCATCAACAGTGTTGAGCTGACCAAAGGCAGAGAGAGAATGTTGATGGAGCTTGGCGATGGGTTACCATATCGTTATTTGCAATCCAATATATTCCCCAAAGTTAAACGCCTGAGTTATGCGATCAGCTACACCCGTAAAGGAGTGGACACAGCTCAGGGGCGCCGTCTCTTCGAGACCGGTTCCCACTCTTTGAGTCTCTCGGAGTTCTTTGCTGTTGCCATGAGCTATCCTAAAGGTTCTACGGAGTACAACGATGCGATGGATCTGACAGCTCGTCTCTTCCCCGACAGCCCACAAGCAGCGATTAATGCCGCGGCAGTAGCTCTTAGCAAACGGGATACAAAGAAAGCTCATGCTTATCTGGATAAATATGCTACACTTCCTGCAGCTTACAATAACTTAGGTATTCTTTACCTGCTCGAAGGTAACCGTGACAAAGCAGAGATTTATTTACTGATGGCGGCAGCTGCAGGAGTGAAAGAAGCACAACAGGCATTGGATGAATTGAAAAAGAAATAA
- a CDS encoding DUF3575 domain-containing protein has translation MTKRITTLILLCSILGLTSTVWSQSLAVKSDLLSNAFFSPNVSLEQSLGGRFSVDVSLHYNPFGSKESLKRWKHWLVQPELRLWACRPFSGHFWGIHLLAGEFNIADTDLPAGLYKGTKSWRYEGSVMGAGLSYGYQWILSPRWGLEATFGLGYVRASYDRYRCAHCGEKLSSGHKNYLGPTKAAVSLVYMLW, from the coding sequence ATGACCAAACGAATAACAACACTCATACTGCTATGCTCAATTTTGGGCTTGACTTCTACTGTTTGGAGTCAGTCTTTGGCTGTGAAGAGCGATCTTCTTTCGAATGCGTTCTTTTCTCCCAATGTGAGTCTGGAGCAATCCTTGGGTGGTCGTTTTAGTGTGGATGTTTCGTTGCACTACAATCCTTTCGGTTCCAAAGAGAGTCTGAAACGTTGGAAGCATTGGCTGGTGCAACCCGAGTTGCGTTTATGGGCTTGTCGTCCTTTTAGCGGACATTTTTGGGGGATACATTTATTGGCGGGAGAGTTTAATATAGCCGATACGGATCTTCCCGCCGGATTATATAAAGGCACGAAGAGTTGGCGTTATGAAGGTTCAGTGATGGGTGCAGGTCTCTCTTACGGTTACCAGTGGATACTCTCTCCCCGTTGGGGATTGGAAGCCACTTTTGGATTGGGATACGTTCGGGCAAGTTATGACCGTTACCGTTGCGCCCATTGCGGAGAAAAGCTTAGCAGCGGTCATAAGAATTATTTAGGTCCTACCAAAGCAGCCGTTTCACTGGTTTATATGCTTTGGTAA